From the Nodularia sphaerocarpa UHCC 0038 genome, the window TAACTTGGGTAGACGCTATGGTTTAGCTGAGTCAGTTTTCCCCTCTAAATCCAGTGCTTTGGCATTGCATCCTTATTACCGTGAGAGTCGCCGCTTGGTGGGACTAACTACTGTGCGAGAACAGGATATTTTGCCAATGGCTGGGGGTAGGGTAGCGTCTCTATTCCCCGATGCCATAGCTGTGGGTAACTATGCCAATGACCATCATTATCCTGGGTTCAACTTACCACTGCAACCGAAATCGATGCGTTGGGGGGGACGTTGGACTGGTACACCCTTTACTATTCCCTACCGTTCCCTCATTCCTGCCACAACAGATGGTTTATTAGTCTGTGAAAAGAATATTTCTGTATCTCATATTGCTAATGGCGCAACCAGATTACAACCTGTGGTTATGGGTATCGGTCAAGCGGCGGGAATGGCGGCGGCTATGTGCGTTGAGTTGAACTGTCAGCCCAGGGATTTACCTGTCAGGGAACTACAAAATGCTTTGTTAAAATCTTTACCCGATGCTGCAATACTTGTACCTTTATTTAACTTAGATATATCACCCAAAAATCCGGAATGGCTAAATTGGCAAGTGTATTACTTAAATAACCCGCAAATTTATCCATTAAATGGCAATTATCCTGGTTCATCGCTAAATAAGTGTAATAACTTAAAAATAAATCAAGTATTAACACGTAGAAGCGATTGTTTCACAGGAATTTTCCGGCGGATAAATCAGCAAGATTACTGTTTCATTATCACTGCACCAGAGGCATACTCTGGTCAGACTTGGCAAATTGTAACTTTGCGATCGCACACACAAGAGCAACTACAAAGCGCTTTGCATGAACAACAGCTAACTATTTGGGGAAACCTAAATCATGCGGGTCATTGGTTACTAGCTGAAGATATTGACATATCGTGAAAGTAAAAATTTTTCAGTAAAACTCACTACTTTTTGCTCAATTCTCCGGACACACTAGCAGAAAATCAGTAGCAGTAGATAAGAGAGTTCTAAAATAAACATCTGTTATGCGAGCTACGATTTCACTTTTAGTTTCGAGTTTGGTCTTCAGTTCCTTAGCTTTTAACTGCCAAGCAAAGGTAAATCGCTTATCTCAGATGTTGCCATCCTCTTCTGGTTTGCAACAGTTACACTCAGATTCATCTCACTATCAAGCGCAACTGAGCGAGCCAGAAAGCCCAATACTACATCGGGGTAGTGGACGCAGAAACTTCATAGAAAAGTCCGGCAGTAATGCTTAACCTCAACGGAGGTAATCTCATCGTGTCATGTCTTTTTTTTGTAGAGTTAGCAGTTATTTAATTGTCAGGGAATCAAGAACTGCCTCTCTAGC encodes:
- the patX gene encoding heterocyst-inhibiting protein PatX, which gives rise to MRATISLLVSSLVFSSLAFNCQAKVNRLSQMLPSSSGLQQLHSDSSHYQAQLSEPESPILHRGSGRRNFIEKSGSNA
- a CDS encoding FAD-dependent oxidoreductase gives rise to the protein MTQQTYTADILVVGGGTGGTAAAIQAARRGAKTILVSEFPWLGGMLTSAGVSAPDGNELMAFQTGLWGAFLQELRQRQPEGLDNSWVSFFSYDPRIGAEIFADWVQELSNLHWISGQVPLEVLQQGNCITGVRFADFTVTAKIILDGTELGDLLALGEIPHRWGWELQSEWGESSAPADFNHITQSYPVQAPTWVVVMQDFGEDVAPEIPPAPNYNPSLFAGAWDNYGAEKFLNYGRLPGNRFMINWPICGNDYGEGVGRLIESEKAKKEFLQESRWHSQNFAHFIQNNLGRRYGLAESVFPSKSSALALHPYYRESRRLVGLTTVREQDILPMAGGRVASLFPDAIAVGNYANDHHYPGFNLPLQPKSMRWGGRWTGTPFTIPYRSLIPATTDGLLVCEKNISVSHIANGATRLQPVVMGIGQAAGMAAAMCVELNCQPRDLPVRELQNALLKSLPDAAILVPLFNLDISPKNPEWLNWQVYYLNNPQIYPLNGNYPGSSLNKCNNLKINQVLTRRSDCFTGIFRRINQQDYCFIITAPEAYSGQTWQIVTLRSHTQEQLQSALHEQQLTIWGNLNHAGHWLLAEDIDIS